The Oleiphilus messinensis DNA segment GTATTATTGCCGCCAGTGGCTTGTTACTGGTCTCCCTGGGCGCATTTCTGAAACTGAGTAGCGGTGTATGTATTGCCGCCAACACGGAAACAGCACACACGGAAGAACACACTCATCAGGTTCAGGCAGACAATTCAGCGCAGATAATCACCGACATAATTTGTCCGGACTCGTCTGTGGGTTCGATGAGCCGGGTCACCTCCAGGTGATGTCGCCGGAACAGATCAAACCAGGATGAGAGCGTTCGGAAATACCAGGGTGCCGGGTCTTTGAACTCAGGGCCAAAACCCTGCCAGGACCCGGTGCGCCAACCATCCTGATAACCCTGCCCCCCTGAAGCGACCACCGGATGCAGGGTCTGCACCAGAAAGACACCATCAGGAACCAATAATTCCGGAATCGCCTGAAAAACCGCCTCCACACTGTACTCCCCCAATAACGAGAAGTTGCACACCGCCAGCTCGAAGCGTTCACGCTTTAAACGTGCGAGGCCGTTGTGCAAGTCCTGGTAATGACATACCGCAAAGTCACCCGCACCAGCACCGAATTGTTGAGCCTGGGCAATCAATTCTGGCACCGCATCAACACCTAAGGTTTCCACCCCGCGGTGACGCAATTCCCGGCATAACCAGCCTTCACCACAGCCAATATCCAGAACTGACCGGGGTTGAAACCGGGAAATGGCATCTAGAATCGCGGCATTGGTTACATTCACACGGCTGGGTATGGCCCCTTCCCGAATGACTTTCGTCCAGGGCGTGACGTTTTTTTCCCAGCAATCAATGATCTCACTCTCCAACGTTTGCACAGTCGCTCTCTCGTTTGTATTGAGGCCGTCATTGGCCCCAGATTTTGAGTTTAACCAAGATCCTGGCGCTCATGCTGACAATGCCAACAGATCTCAAAAGACGGGTCGTTGATTTCATTACACTGCGGGCAAATCCAGTCATGGGAGGGCCTACCCGCCGTTGGCGTCAGAATCTCCCGGGCACGGGCATCGTCACGATCATGGACAATCCAGACTTCCAGCCAGGTATCAATGGGTGCCAGATCCCCTGCCCCCGCGCCGAGATATTCATTCTTTAACACGGTTTCTATACCGGCTTCTGCAAGCTGATTCCGGATATGACTGACAATCAGGCGATTTTCATGGGTGTAGACGAGTTTCATGAATGTGGCTCAGTAAAACATTACAAGTTATTGCATTCGTTTGCTTGAAAGCTCAACTAGACTTAGGCTTTTATGACGCTTTACCTTAACAGACGGTTTCGTTCTAAAAACTGAGATCTTAAAAACAATAGTACAAAAAATAATTACAGAGAGACAATTCTCCAGGTGGTCGTTTATCTATGGCGAAAGTACTCGTTGAAATTCCGGTAACAAATTTAGAAATCGGCATGTATGTCGCAAAACTCGATTGCCCATGGGAGGAATCCCCCTTTGTTTATCAGGGTTTTTTCCTCTATGACCAATCCGATATTCAAGAGCTGCAAAGCCTTTGTAAAACGGTATTTGTGCAGGCCGAAAAAGAAATCATCGAGACCGAGAAAACCATCACGCTACCAAAAGGCCGCGTCCGCAAACAGATCGTCAAAACAGAGAAATTACGCTACATCAGCAAAATCCCGGCCCACCGGGAATTGGAAAAAGCCACAATGGCCTACCAGGAGGCCAAGCAACTGGTTGGCAATATTCTGCTGTCCGTACGGCTGGGCAAGTCGTTCAATATGAACGAAGTCAAAGAAGCAGTAAGTGATATCGTCAGCAGTATTCTGCGAAATCCGGAAGCATTACGCTGGCTGACACTGATCAAAAACAAAGACGACTACACGGCAGAACATTGTCTGCGTGTTTGCGTGCTGGCGGTTTCATTGGGTCGGGAAATGGGCTTGACCGAACAGGAACTCATTGATCTCGGTATCTGTGGTTTTGTCCACGACATTGGCAAAGCCAAAATCCCGGATGAGGTACTGAATAAACCGGGCCGCTTTACCCGGGAAGAATTCGAGATCATGAAATCCCATGCGATTCACGGCAAGAATATTCTGGTCAGCCAGAAAGGTGTACCCGCCAAAGCTATCGATGTCGCCCATTCACACCATGAGCGACTGGATGGAACCGGCTATCCCCGCAAACTGGCCAGCCATCAAATTACCGAATTTTCCAAAATCGTTTCCATTGTCGATGCCTTTGATGCCATTACTTCAGTGCGCGTCTACAAAGAAGCCCGCTCCTCTCTGGAGGCGTTACGGATCATCTACGATGAAAAAGGCAGCCATTTTGACGATGAACTGGCCGAACGATTTATCAAGCTGGTAGGCATTTACCCTACGGGCCATATTGCGGAATTAACCGATGGCCAGGTCGGCATCATCGTGAGATCCAATAATGAAAACCGGCTGAAACCGAAAGTGCTGATCGTGCGGGACGCCAAGGGCCAAAAGTGCAAGGAAACCGTTATCGACCTGGCCGCAGCACCTCAAGACGAACGGGGTACCCCGTTACGAATAAAAGACTTACACCCCAACGGGGCATTTAACATTCAATTGGATGGCTACATCAAACGAGGGCTCAGGTTGTCTGAGGAGACCCCTGAACTGATTTCCTGAGCCTCGAACACAAGCCTGATCTGGAGCACAAAAAATGCAAACACTACAAGCGGGTGCCAATACCCCGCTCAATGCACTGGAAACCACGGTGAGCATCTTCTGGTCAACACCTGCCGTACCGGAAGGACAAATTGATATTTCTGCATTTCTGTTGGGGGCAGATGAAAAAGTCCGTAGCGATGCAGATTTTATCTTTTACAACCAGCCTGCATTACCCGGCGGACAGGTCAAATTACTGGAACAGCAAAAAACCCCAGACGGCAGTACCCAAAACTTTGCGTTACAACTGGGTAGTATTCCGGAAGACATCACTAAAATCGCTTTTACCATCGTTATCCATTCCGAGCAAAGTTTCAGTGTGGCTCAGGCCTTGAAGATCACCATGGGCGAGGAGGCCGAGTTTACCCCGACAACCCAGGGCATGCAGGAAAAAGCATTGATACTGGGACAGTTGTACCGGCATCAGGGGAACTGGAAGTTCAGGGCTCTGGGGCAAGGCTTCAACGGCGGCCTGGCACCGTTGGCAACACACTTTGGCGTGGATGTGGACGATGAACCCAACACACCGGCCTCCCCGCCCGCTCAATCCCCTGCTCAATCCCCTGCTCAATCACATGCCGCGTCAGCTTCCGCCGCAGCAGGTGCACCCGCTAGCACGGATAAAAGTCCCGCAATTGATCTGGAAAAACGCCTTGAAGCCAAAGCACCCCGTCTGATTAGCCTCGCCAAGCCGATTAAAATCAGTCTGGAAAAGAAGAACCTGACTCAGGTCAGGGCGAGAGTTGCCTTTGTTCTGGACGCATCCGGTTCCATGTCCTATCAATTCAGTTCCGGGAACGTGCAGGCGGTTCTGGATCGTATTGCGGCATTGGCAGTGCAGTTTGATGATGACCAGGCCCTTGAGCTCTGGGCATTTGCGGATAAGTGCAAGAAGTACGACGACGTCTCGCTGGATAATCTGGATGACTATGTAAAAAATTTGACCAAAAAGGAGAAAAAAGGCCTGTTCGGCGGTATCGGGTTCAGCATCATCAAGGGCCTCGGGGTCGGCAATAACGAGCCTCCGGTTATACGGGATATTATTGATACTTACAAAAACAGCGACTTACCCGCCTATGTTATTTTTATTACCGATGGAGGTATCTACAAAGATGGCGAAATCAAAACCCTGCTGAAAGAAGCCGCCAATTACCCGATCTTCTGGCAATACGTTGGACTCGGGGGACGGAATTACGGCATTCTGGAACAACTCGATGATCTACCGGGACGCGTGGTGGACAATGCTGACTTTTTCCCGATTGACGATTTTAAAAAGATTCAGGACAGTGAACTCTATGACCGGCTGTTGAATGAATTCCCCGGTTGGCTCAAGGCGGCAAAGGCCGCTGGCATTCTACGCTGAAACATCAACCGGCCCGGAAGCGGTCTGTACCCGATTACGCCCTTTGTCTTTCGCCTGATAAAGGGCCTGATCCGCTCTGCCGATCAGACTTTGTATGGTATCGTCCCCTTTAACCACAGTGACCCCCATGCTGCAGGTTTTCTGGCCAATCGACATAAAACGATGCGCTTCAATCTGCTGACGTATTTTCTCCGCAAGACAGGTCGCCCCAGACAGGGTTGTATCCGGACAGATTATAATAAATTCCTCGCCCCCCCAGCGGCCAATCAAATCAATACTCCGAGTCAGCGTGCTGAGTAATCCGGAAAACTCGATCAACACGTCATCACCGGCCTGATGGCCGTGCTCGTCATTTACTTTTTTGAAATCATCCAGATCCAGCATAATCACCGAAAAAGGTTTATGAAAACGCCGGAACCGTTGCAGTTCATGCTCGATGGATTCATTAATTTTTAACCGGTTTTGCAACCCGGTTAAGGGATCGATGGTGGCGAGTCTTTGCAGCTGAAAATTCTGCTCTTCCAACAAACGTTGCGCTTCATGTAACTGCGCCAATGCGTGACGGGTTTTCCGGTTCGCCCTGATCAGTCTGTGGTTCCAGAACATCGTGACAAAGACAATCAATCCCGCTGCAATCGACATTTGCACGAGCAGAGTGTAATCCGTTCCCTGTTCGAAACGAATGGAAACCCACTCGTTGTATAGGGTTTGCCGCTCCTCTGAGCTGATTGATGCTAGCGCCTGATCCAGAATACCGACCAAAACGGGCTCATCATTGCGAACCGCTATGGCAGGTGAGGAACTGAAGTCTAGTTGCCCTGAAACTTTAATATCCAGCGTCCCGCGTTCTTTAATTTTATAGCCGAGAGCCAGGGCCGAATCGATATAGCCGAAGACCATGTTTTCACGAACCAAATGAATCCCTTCATCAATATCCTGCACCTCCACCAGGGGCGTATCAGGATAGCGGTTTTTAAGGTACTCGGTCACCGCATAGC contains these protein-coding regions:
- a CDS encoding HD-GYP domain-containing protein yields the protein MAKVLVEIPVTNLEIGMYVAKLDCPWEESPFVYQGFFLYDQSDIQELQSLCKTVFVQAEKEIIETEKTITLPKGRVRKQIVKTEKLRYISKIPAHRELEKATMAYQEAKQLVGNILLSVRLGKSFNMNEVKEAVSDIVSSILRNPEALRWLTLIKNKDDYTAEHCLRVCVLAVSLGREMGLTEQELIDLGICGFVHDIGKAKIPDEVLNKPGRFTREEFEIMKSHAIHGKNILVSQKGVPAKAIDVAHSHHERLDGTGYPRKLASHQITEFSKIVSIVDAFDAITSVRVYKEARSSLEALRIIYDEKGSHFDDELAERFIKLVGIYPTGHIAELTDGQVGIIVRSNNENRLKPKVLIVRDAKGQKCKETVIDLAAAPQDERGTPLRIKDLHPNGAFNIQLDGYIKRGLRLSEETPELIS
- a CDS encoding vWA domain-containing protein is translated as MQTLQAGANTPLNALETTVSIFWSTPAVPEGQIDISAFLLGADEKVRSDADFIFYNQPALPGGQVKLLEQQKTPDGSTQNFALQLGSIPEDITKIAFTIVIHSEQSFSVAQALKITMGEEAEFTPTTQGMQEKALILGQLYRHQGNWKFRALGQGFNGGLAPLATHFGVDVDDEPNTPASPPAQSPAQSPAQSHAASASAAAGAPASTDKSPAIDLEKRLEAKAPRLISLAKPIKISLEKKNLTQVRARVAFVLDASGSMSYQFSSGNVQAVLDRIAALAVQFDDDQALELWAFADKCKKYDDVSLDNLDDYVKNLTKKEKKGLFGGIGFSIIKGLGVGNNEPPVIRDIIDTYKNSDLPAYVIFITDGGIYKDGEIKTLLKEAANYPIFWQYVGLGGRNYGILEQLDDLPGRVVDNADFFPIDDFKKIQDSELYDRLLNEFPGWLKAAKAAGILR
- a CDS encoding putative signal transducing protein codes for the protein MKLVYTHENRLIVSHIRNQLAEAGIETVLKNEYLGAGAGDLAPIDTWLEVWIVHDRDDARAREILTPTAGRPSHDWICPQCNEINDPSFEICWHCQHERQDLG
- a CDS encoding class I SAM-dependent methyltransferase, translated to MQTLESEIIDCWEKNVTPWTKVIREGAIPSRVNVTNAAILDAISRFQPRSVLDIGCGEGWLCRELRHRGVETLGVDAVPELIAQAQQFGAGAGDFAVCHYQDLHNGLARLKRERFELAVCNFSLLGEYSVEAVFQAIPELLVPDGVFLVQTLHPVVASGGQGYQDGWRTGSWQGFGPEFKDPAPWYFRTLSSWFDLFRRHHLEVTRLIEPTDESGQIMSVIICAELSA
- a CDS encoding diguanylate cyclase; the protein is MFLFRLSSSRVIVSVFLAPGIISLMLGLLWSGAVRAQSLEFGSEEQAYLASKGELMMCVDPDWMPYERINDQGVHEGIAADYMRLVAERIGIPIQLVPSASWAETMAFARARKCDIISMARKTQERLAHFDFTQPYLSYPFVIATQIDQGFIENFDAASDQSFAAVKGYAVTEYLKNRYPDTPLVEVQDIDEGIHLVRENMVFGYIDSALALGYKIKERGTLDIKVSGQLDFSSSPAIAVRNDEPVLVGILDQALASISSEERQTLYNEWVSIRFEQGTDYTLLVQMSIAAGLIVFVTMFWNHRLIRANRKTRHALAQLHEAQRLLEEQNFQLQRLATIDPLTGLQNRLKINESIEHELQRFRRFHKPFSVIMLDLDDFKKVNDEHGHQAGDDVLIEFSGLLSTLTRSIDLIGRWGGEEFIIICPDTTLSGATCLAEKIRQQIEAHRFMSIGQKTCSMGVTVVKGDDTIQSLIGRADQALYQAKDKGRNRVQTASGPVDVSA